Proteins found in one Primulina eburnea isolate SZY01 chromosome 16, ASM2296580v1, whole genome shotgun sequence genomic segment:
- the LOC140815919 gene encoding protein CHROMATIN REMODELING 19 isoform X2 has translation MKRDRELIEVSDDEWSLHSDSFKPSRVFKPTPSSGNLPPPIESFAYNPKPIHVIDSSSSSEENGNVGIRNGNEFEGLEDEDADMEIGKSAATSNRGNRVVISDDEDDPVEFSFSFSDEDDDVGEEVEEEEDVVKKALRKCEKISAELKRELYGTTSEVCDRYSEVELGASSSVRIVTQNDVNEVCGSGDSDFKPILKPYQLVGVNFLLLLYRKKIGGAILADEMGLASVLENWERELNKWCPSFTVLQYHGSARSAHSKELNSLGKAGLPPPFDVILVCYSLFERHSVQQKDDRKILRHWKWGCVLMDEAHALKDKNSYRWKNLMSVARNARQRLMLTGTPLQNDLHELWSMLEFMMPDLFETGDVDLKKLLNAEDRDLISRMKSILGPFILRRLKSDVMQQLVPKTQKIEYVLMGKQQEDAYQEAIENYRTASQSRVTRSSETSLRNIASILPRRQISNYFFEFRKIANHPLLVRRIYTDDDIVRFAKMLHPKGVFGFECTLERVIEELRTYNDFSIHRLLLYYGDSNVKGILSEEHVMVSGKCRALAELLPVLNQYGHRVLIFSQWTSMLDILEWALDVIGVTYRRLDGSTQVTERQTIVDTFNKDTSIFACLLSTRAGGQGLNLTGADTVIIHDMDFNPQIDRQAEDRCHRIGQTKPVTVYRLVTKNTVDENVYEIAKRKLTLDAAVLESGIQLDNQGDVPDKTMAEILSSMLR, from the exons TTCTGGAAACCTCCCTCCACCCATTGAATCATTTGCTTACAATCCGAAACCCATTCATGTAATCGACAGTTCTTCATCTTCCGAGGAGAACGGAAACGTGGGTATTAGAAATGGTAACGAATTCGAAGGACTGGAGGATGAGGATGCCGACATGGAGATTGGTAAGAGTGCGGCAACGAGCAATCGCGGGAATAGGGTTGTGATTTCGGATGATGAGGATGACCCAGTTGAgttctcattttctttttcggACGAGGATGATGATGTGGGggaggaggtggaggaggaggaagaTGTTGTTAAGAAGGCCCTGCGGAAGTGTGAAAAGATTTCTGCTGAGCTGAAGCGGGAGCTGTATGGTACAACCTCGGAAGTTTGTGACCGCTACTCAGAGGTGGAGTTGGGTGCTTCTTCTTCAGTAAGAATTGTCACTCAG AATGATGTCAATGAAGTGTGTGGAAGTGGAGATTCGGATTTTAAGCCAATACTGAAGCCATACCAGCTTGTTGGAGTCAATTTTCTACTATTATTGTACAGAAAGAAAATCGGGGGAG CTATATTGGCTGATGAGATGGGTCTTG CCTCTGTGTTGGAGAACTGGGAAAGGGAGCTTAATAAATGGTGCCCATCTTTCACTGTGCTTCAATACCACGGTTCTGCAAGATCTGCTCATTCAAAAGAGTTGAATTCTCTTGGCAAGGCTGGTTTGCCACCGccttttgatgttattcttgtgTGCTATTCACTTTTTGAACGCCACAG TGTGCAGCAGAAAGATGACCGAAAAATACTTAGACACTGGAAATGGGGATGTGTTTTAATGGATGAAGCTCATGCTTTGAAGGATAAGAACAGCTACAGATGGAAAAATTTAATGTCGGTGGCACGGAATGCTAGACAGCGGCTGATGCTTACTGGGACACCATTACAAAATGATTTACAT GAGCTGTGGTCTATGTTGGAGTTTATGATGCCTGATCTTTTTGAAACGGGAGATGTTGACTTAAAAAAGTTGTTAAATGCTGAAGATAGAGATTTAATTTCTAGGATGAAGTCCATTTTGGGCCCATTCATCTTAAGACGGTTAAAATCAGATGTTATGCAGCAGCTAGTTCCAAAAACACAGAAG ATTGAGTATGTTCTCATGGGAAAACAACAAGAAGATGCTTATCAAGAAGCAATTGAGAATTATCGTACTGCATCTCAATCTCGTGTGACGAGGTCTTCAGAAACCTCCCTACGCAACATTGCTAGTATTTTACCTCGGCGACAAAtttctaattatttttttgaGTTTCGTAAG ATCGCAAATCATCCTTTATTGGTGCGACGCATTTACACAGATGATGATATTGTTCGTTTTGCTAAAATGTTGCATCCAAAAGGTGTGTTTGGCTTTGAATGCACCTTGGAACGGGTCATTGAGGAGCTCAGAACTTATAACGACTTCTCAATCCACAGG CTTTTACTATATTACGGGGATTCCAATGTGAAGGGAATTCTTTCTGAAGAGCATGTTATGGTTTCGGGCAAGTGCCGG GCATTGGCCGAACTACTCCCCGTACTAAACCAATATGGACATCGTGTTCTTATATTTAGCCAATGGACGTCAATGCTTGACATATTGGAGTGGGCTTTGGATGTGATTGGTGTCACTTACAGGCGCCTTGATGGAAG CACACAGGTGACAGAAAGACAGACAATCGTTGATACCTTCAACAAGGACACCTCAATCTTTGCATGCTTGCTGTCCACAAGGGCTGGAGGGCAGGGTTTGAACTTGACTGGAGCTGATACAGTTATAATTCATGACATGGATTTTAATCCTCAGATTGATCGGCAGGCTGAAGATCGCTGCCATCGTATTGGGCAAACCAAGCCAGTCACAGTTTACAG GCTCGTGACAAAGAATACAGTTGATGAGAACGTTTACGAGATTGCTAAAAGGAAGCTAACATTGGATGCAGCAGTGCTGGAGTCTGGAATTCAACTTGATAATCAAGGTGATGTGCCTGATAAGACTATGGCTGAGATATTATCATCGATGTTGCGGTGA
- the LOC140815919 gene encoding protein CHROMATIN REMODELING 19 isoform X1 produces the protein MKRDRELIEVSDDEWSLHSDSFKPSRVFKPTPSSGNLPPPIESFAYNPKPIHVIDSSSSSEENGNVGIRNGNEFEGLEDEDADMEIGKSAATSNRGNRVVISDDEDDPVEFSFSFSDEDDDVGEEVEEEEDVVKKALRKCEKISAELKRELYGTTSEVCDRYSEVELGASSSVRIVTQNDVNEVCGSGDSDFKPILKPYQLVGVNFLLLLYRKKIGGAILADEMGLGKTIQAITYLTLLRHLEDDPGPHLIVCPASVLENWERELNKWCPSFTVLQYHGSARSAHSKELNSLGKAGLPPPFDVILVCYSLFERHSVQQKDDRKILRHWKWGCVLMDEAHALKDKNSYRWKNLMSVARNARQRLMLTGTPLQNDLHELWSMLEFMMPDLFETGDVDLKKLLNAEDRDLISRMKSILGPFILRRLKSDVMQQLVPKTQKIEYVLMGKQQEDAYQEAIENYRTASQSRVTRSSETSLRNIASILPRRQISNYFFEFRKIANHPLLVRRIYTDDDIVRFAKMLHPKGVFGFECTLERVIEELRTYNDFSIHRLLLYYGDSNVKGILSEEHVMVSGKCRALAELLPVLNQYGHRVLIFSQWTSMLDILEWALDVIGVTYRRLDGSTQVTERQTIVDTFNKDTSIFACLLSTRAGGQGLNLTGADTVIIHDMDFNPQIDRQAEDRCHRIGQTKPVTVYRLVTKNTVDENVYEIAKRKLTLDAAVLESGIQLDNQGDVPDKTMAEILSSMLR, from the exons TTCTGGAAACCTCCCTCCACCCATTGAATCATTTGCTTACAATCCGAAACCCATTCATGTAATCGACAGTTCTTCATCTTCCGAGGAGAACGGAAACGTGGGTATTAGAAATGGTAACGAATTCGAAGGACTGGAGGATGAGGATGCCGACATGGAGATTGGTAAGAGTGCGGCAACGAGCAATCGCGGGAATAGGGTTGTGATTTCGGATGATGAGGATGACCCAGTTGAgttctcattttctttttcggACGAGGATGATGATGTGGGggaggaggtggaggaggaggaagaTGTTGTTAAGAAGGCCCTGCGGAAGTGTGAAAAGATTTCTGCTGAGCTGAAGCGGGAGCTGTATGGTACAACCTCGGAAGTTTGTGACCGCTACTCAGAGGTGGAGTTGGGTGCTTCTTCTTCAGTAAGAATTGTCACTCAG AATGATGTCAATGAAGTGTGTGGAAGTGGAGATTCGGATTTTAAGCCAATACTGAAGCCATACCAGCTTGTTGGAGTCAATTTTCTACTATTATTGTACAGAAAGAAAATCGGGGGAG CTATATTGGCTGATGAGATGGGTCTTGGTAAGACTATCCAG GCTATTACATATCTGACCCTGTTGAGGCATTTGGAAGATGACCCTGGTCCACATTTAATTGTTTGTCCAGCCTCTGTGTTGGAGAACTGGGAAAGGGAGCTTAATAAATGGTGCCCATCTTTCACTGTGCTTCAATACCACGGTTCTGCAAGATCTGCTCATTCAAAAGAGTTGAATTCTCTTGGCAAGGCTGGTTTGCCACCGccttttgatgttattcttgtgTGCTATTCACTTTTTGAACGCCACAG TGTGCAGCAGAAAGATGACCGAAAAATACTTAGACACTGGAAATGGGGATGTGTTTTAATGGATGAAGCTCATGCTTTGAAGGATAAGAACAGCTACAGATGGAAAAATTTAATGTCGGTGGCACGGAATGCTAGACAGCGGCTGATGCTTACTGGGACACCATTACAAAATGATTTACAT GAGCTGTGGTCTATGTTGGAGTTTATGATGCCTGATCTTTTTGAAACGGGAGATGTTGACTTAAAAAAGTTGTTAAATGCTGAAGATAGAGATTTAATTTCTAGGATGAAGTCCATTTTGGGCCCATTCATCTTAAGACGGTTAAAATCAGATGTTATGCAGCAGCTAGTTCCAAAAACACAGAAG ATTGAGTATGTTCTCATGGGAAAACAACAAGAAGATGCTTATCAAGAAGCAATTGAGAATTATCGTACTGCATCTCAATCTCGTGTGACGAGGTCTTCAGAAACCTCCCTACGCAACATTGCTAGTATTTTACCTCGGCGACAAAtttctaattatttttttgaGTTTCGTAAG ATCGCAAATCATCCTTTATTGGTGCGACGCATTTACACAGATGATGATATTGTTCGTTTTGCTAAAATGTTGCATCCAAAAGGTGTGTTTGGCTTTGAATGCACCTTGGAACGGGTCATTGAGGAGCTCAGAACTTATAACGACTTCTCAATCCACAGG CTTTTACTATATTACGGGGATTCCAATGTGAAGGGAATTCTTTCTGAAGAGCATGTTATGGTTTCGGGCAAGTGCCGG GCATTGGCCGAACTACTCCCCGTACTAAACCAATATGGACATCGTGTTCTTATATTTAGCCAATGGACGTCAATGCTTGACATATTGGAGTGGGCTTTGGATGTGATTGGTGTCACTTACAGGCGCCTTGATGGAAG CACACAGGTGACAGAAAGACAGACAATCGTTGATACCTTCAACAAGGACACCTCAATCTTTGCATGCTTGCTGTCCACAAGGGCTGGAGGGCAGGGTTTGAACTTGACTGGAGCTGATACAGTTATAATTCATGACATGGATTTTAATCCTCAGATTGATCGGCAGGCTGAAGATCGCTGCCATCGTATTGGGCAAACCAAGCCAGTCACAGTTTACAG GCTCGTGACAAAGAATACAGTTGATGAGAACGTTTACGAGATTGCTAAAAGGAAGCTAACATTGGATGCAGCAGTGCTGGAGTCTGGAATTCAACTTGATAATCAAGGTGATGTGCCTGATAAGACTATGGCTGAGATATTATCATCGATGTTGCGGTGA
- the LOC140815920 gene encoding protein C2-DOMAIN ABA-RELATED 7-like: MDALGLLRIRVKRGINLSVRDTATSDPYVVVTCGEQRVKTKAVKDSCNPEWDDELTIYIKSLDVPIILCVYDKDTFTGDDSMGDAQIDIKPYVECLKMGSQDLPDNTKVDRVLPSQENCLAHESCVVWNKGKMTQEMTLRLRNAECGEVEIEIEWIDAQGCKGLHRPTSLSM, translated from the exons ATGGATGCTTTGGGACTGCTGAGGATTCGGGTCAAACGAGGTATCAATCTTTCTGTGCGAGACACGGCCACCAGTGATCCTTACGTTGTCGTCACATGCGGCGAGCAG CGGGTGAAGACTAAAGCCGTCAAGGACAGCTGCAACCCCGAATGGGACGACGAGTTGACGATTTACATCAAGTCTCTAGATGTTCCTATTATTCTC TGTGTGTATGACAAAGACACCTTCACCGGAGACGACAGCATGGGAGACGCCCAAATCGACATTAAACCTTACGTAGAATGTCTGAAAATGGGATCGCAAGATCTCCCAGATAACACTAAAGTAGATAGGGTCCTGCCAAGCCAAGAGAACTGCCTAGCTCATGAAAGCTGTGTTGTCTGGAACAAAGGTAAGATGACCCAAGAGATGACTCTCAGGTTGAGGAACGCAGAATGCGGTGAAGTCGAGATTGAGATTGAATGGATCGACGCTCAAGGTTGCAAAGGTCTCCATCGACCCACCAGTCTTTCTATGTGA